The following are encoded in a window of Salinigranum halophilum genomic DNA:
- a CDS encoding HVO_0416 family zinc finger protein, whose product MAAEPSDFEDEVFDQFLSDRGHETTPVRWDQSYNKLQCPECGGLHDTSASRCSVCGWNPDT is encoded by the coding sequence ATGGCAGCTGAACCCAGCGACTTCGAAGACGAAGTGTTCGACCAGTTCCTCTCGGACCGCGGACACGAGACGACACCGGTACGCTGGGACCAGTCGTATAACAAGCTTCAGTGTCCGGAGTGTGGCGGTCTCCACGACACGTCCGCGAGCCGATGCTCGGTGTGCGGGTGGAACCCCGACACCTGA
- a CDS encoding UvrD-helicase domain-containing protein, whose translation MSEAATVTRLFGGPGSGKTTALLDRVETLLEEERVDVSDVLVVSYTRAAAAEIRERLAERLDTNPRALKGNVSTMHAKAYELLNLSRGDVVGEKDKQAFCEEYGIEYEDEYKSGGRRTARSTTLGNKIIATSQWLQRTRRDVADWYDVPFQWNVEEVRLPPDIDPNAQEGNKYTPTWPSSDDRVDIPEAIRAWRAYKGDNGLVGFADMLERVKQRSLVPHVDYLVIDEFQDITTLQYDVYEEWKPHMKKVLIAGDDDQVVYAWQGADPDLLLDTPRDEDVILPNSYRLPSKILNVVNREIRHIDKRQEKDLKPRKEGGVVEGVHNPSMLDLARNVRYTVEQDEGTVMILFRARYQMFQFIDEFLPLGMPFSTLTDQRMWTDRLTDYVHAVEKMVDEEPITGLEARRLADMLQESTFGSNERDDLYDLIDEYEEAADTEDLAAFTIPADEVRNLAPFMPDGASASDMVRKVTSFQRKSVAAYFEGPYQGMDSDHVRLGTIHSAKGREADHVFVSTDLTEKVVEQMAASVSEEELDAHGLEEFTSTTSPVPILTDNERRVFYVGMSRARERLVILENLVDGAPTLPVSVLLHNELREDTLEDLLDAAQEPLAPEP comes from the coding sequence ATGAGCGAAGCAGCGACAGTGACCCGGCTGTTCGGTGGGCCGGGGAGCGGGAAAACGACCGCCCTCCTCGACCGCGTCGAGACACTCCTCGAAGAGGAGCGAGTCGACGTCTCCGACGTCCTCGTCGTCTCGTACACGCGCGCCGCCGCCGCCGAGATTCGCGAACGGCTCGCGGAACGGCTCGATACGAACCCACGAGCGCTGAAGGGGAACGTCTCGACGATGCACGCGAAGGCGTACGAGCTGTTGAACCTCTCGCGCGGCGACGTCGTCGGCGAGAAGGACAAACAGGCGTTCTGTGAGGAGTACGGCATCGAGTACGAGGACGAGTACAAGAGCGGGGGGCGCCGGACCGCCCGCTCGACGACGCTCGGGAACAAGATCATCGCCACCTCCCAGTGGCTCCAGCGGACGAGGCGGGACGTGGCCGACTGGTACGACGTCCCCTTCCAGTGGAACGTCGAGGAGGTCCGACTCCCCCCCGATATCGACCCCAACGCCCAGGAGGGGAACAAGTACACCCCGACGTGGCCCTCGTCGGACGACCGCGTCGACATCCCCGAGGCCATCCGCGCCTGGCGGGCGTACAAGGGCGACAACGGGCTGGTCGGCTTCGCCGACATGCTCGAACGGGTGAAACAGCGGTCGCTCGTCCCCCACGTCGACTACCTCGTCATCGACGAGTTCCAGGACATCACCACCCTCCAGTACGACGTCTACGAGGAGTGGAAGCCGCACATGAAGAAGGTGCTCATCGCCGGCGACGACGACCAGGTCGTCTACGCGTGGCAAGGTGCGGACCCCGACCTGTTGCTCGACACGCCCCGCGACGAGGACGTCATCCTCCCGAACTCGTACCGGCTGCCGTCGAAGATTCTGAACGTCGTCAACCGCGAGATTCGTCACATCGACAAGCGCCAGGAGAAGGACCTCAAGCCCCGGAAGGAAGGCGGCGTCGTCGAGGGGGTCCACAACCCCTCGATGCTCGACCTCGCCCGGAACGTCCGGTACACCGTCGAGCAGGACGAGGGAACCGTGATGATACTGTTCAGAGCGCGCTACCAGATGTTCCAGTTCATCGACGAGTTCCTCCCGCTCGGGATGCCCTTCTCGACGCTGACGGACCAGCGGATGTGGACCGACCGGCTGACGGATTACGTCCACGCCGTCGAGAAGATGGTCGACGAGGAACCCATCACAGGGCTCGAAGCCCGCCGACTGGCGGACATGCTCCAGGAGTCGACGTTCGGGTCGAACGAGCGCGACGACCTGTACGACCTCATCGACGAGTACGAGGAGGCGGCGGACACCGAGGACCTCGCCGCGTTCACCATCCCGGCGGACGAGGTGCGGAACCTCGCCCCGTTCATGCCCGACGGGGCCTCGGCCTCCGACATGGTGCGCAAGGTGACGAGCTTCCAGCGCAAATCCGTCGCGGCGTACTTCGAGGGACCGTACCAGGGGATGGACTCGGACCACGTCCGCCTGGGGACCATCCACTCCGCGAAGGGTCGCGAGGCCGACCACGTCTTCGTCTCGACCGACCTCACCGAGAAGGTCGTCGAGCAGATGGCCGCCTCCGTGAGCGAGGAGGAGTTAGACGCACACGGCCTCGAGGAGTTCACCTCGACGACGAGTCCCGTCCCCATCCTGACCGACAACGAGCGCCGCGTCTTCTACGTGGGGATGTCACGCGCCCGCGAACGGCTCGTCATCCTCGAGAACCTCGTCGACGGGGCCCCGACGCTTCCGGTCAGCGTCCTCCTTCACAACGAGCTCCGCGAGGACACGCTGGAGGACCTCCTCGACGCCGCACAGGAACCGCTCGCGCCGGAGCCGTAG
- a CDS encoding DUF7533 family protein, whose protein sequence is MSLGISESIQLAASLIFAIPLGIFGLDTLLGGDTFLGGVALVVAVLMVVLPRMLTTPADIPAAAAEKAVGKAVKLPDEDDE, encoded by the coding sequence ATGTCGCTGGGTATCTCCGAATCGATACAGCTGGCGGCGAGCCTCATCTTCGCCATCCCGCTCGGTATCTTCGGTCTCGACACACTCCTCGGCGGGGACACCTTCCTCGGCGGTGTCGCCCTCGTCGTCGCCGTGCTGATGGTCGTTCTCCCGCGCATGCTCACGACCCCTGCAGACATCCCCGCCGCGGCCGCAGAGAAGGCCGTCGGCAAGGCGGTCAAGCTGCCCGACGAGGACGACGAGTGA
- a CDS encoding SLC13 family permease, with the protein MILGLATETALVFGLILVTVVLFVTEVVSPDIVAIGLVVALVVLGPWTGISAEEGLSGFSNTATVTILAMYVLSKGVQETGIVRRLGAEVAHVTRGNENRLLAAVVGLTGPIAGVVNNTPVVAVFIPMVTDLAEEAGVSPSKLLLPLSYASMLGGTLTLIGTATNLVASDLSRALLGHPFSMFEFTHLGVVVLVVGSAYLLTVGKALTPARVTPGDRTAQYEVEAYLARVLVPSRSPLVGVPAAGVVSDAARDLDLDILDVVRGDEHFVASESDRELNARDILTVRGAPDEIKRFCDVADLRYLPRATVGDEELDNPAEGTLVELGVPGDSSVVGDTIAEARVRERYDATVIAVRRRNGDLVRERFGDHVIEAGDSLLLQTTDETVDYLLETHEFVVTGEVPDLVDRMRARELQPTTLPALGIVLTVIGLAALGVVPIVIAALGGVVAMVVTGVLTPSDAYDAVNWNVIFLLAGVIPLGLAMQETGGVAVIASGVVSLSAVVPAIGMLAAFYVLTGLLANVVTPVASVVLLLPVAVDTAGRIGADPFAFVLAVTFAASTAFMTPVGYQTNLMVYGPGGYRFTDYVRVGAPLQALLTVVTTLGIVFFWGL; encoded by the coding sequence ATGATTCTCGGCCTCGCCACCGAGACGGCACTGGTGTTCGGGCTCATCCTCGTCACTGTCGTGCTGTTCGTCACCGAGGTCGTCTCGCCCGACATCGTCGCCATCGGGCTCGTCGTCGCCCTCGTCGTCCTCGGTCCGTGGACCGGTATCTCGGCCGAGGAGGGGCTCTCGGGCTTCTCTAACACCGCGACGGTGACCATCCTGGCGATGTACGTCCTCTCGAAGGGCGTCCAGGAGACCGGCATCGTCCGACGGCTGGGCGCGGAGGTCGCCCACGTCACCCGGGGGAACGAGAACCGCCTCCTCGCGGCGGTCGTCGGGTTGACCGGCCCCATCGCGGGGGTCGTCAACAACACGCCGGTCGTCGCGGTGTTCATCCCGATGGTGACCGACCTCGCCGAGGAGGCGGGCGTCTCCCCGTCGAAGCTCCTCTTGCCCCTCTCGTACGCCTCGATGCTCGGGGGGACGCTCACTCTCATCGGTACCGCGACGAACCTCGTCGCCAGCGACCTCTCGAGAGCACTTCTGGGCCACCCCTTCAGCATGTTCGAGTTCACCCACCTCGGCGTGGTCGTCCTCGTCGTCGGGAGCGCGTACCTCCTCACCGTCGGGAAGGCGCTCACGCCGGCGCGAGTGACCCCGGGAGACCGGACCGCACAGTACGAGGTCGAGGCGTACCTCGCGCGGGTGCTCGTGCCGTCCCGCTCGCCGCTCGTCGGCGTCCCCGCGGCCGGCGTCGTGAGCGACGCCGCACGCGACCTCGACCTCGACATCCTCGACGTCGTCCGCGGCGACGAACACTTCGTCGCGAGCGAGTCCGACCGGGAACTGAACGCGCGCGACATTCTCACGGTTCGGGGCGCACCGGACGAGATCAAGCGGTTCTGCGACGTCGCCGACCTCCGATACCTCCCGCGGGCGACGGTCGGCGACGAGGAACTCGACAACCCCGCCGAGGGGACACTCGTCGAACTGGGCGTCCCGGGCGACTCGTCCGTCGTCGGCGACACCATCGCGGAGGCCAGAGTGAGAGAGCGGTACGACGCGACCGTCATCGCGGTCCGCCGCCGGAACGGCGACCTCGTCCGCGAACGCTTCGGAGACCACGTCATCGAGGCCGGCGACTCCCTGTTGTTGCAGACGACGGACGAGACGGTCGACTACCTCTTAGAGACCCACGAGTTCGTCGTCACCGGCGAGGTGCCGGACCTCGTCGACCGGATGCGCGCGCGCGAACTCCAGCCGACGACGCTCCCGGCGCTCGGTATCGTCCTCACCGTCATCGGACTGGCCGCGCTCGGCGTCGTCCCCATCGTCATCGCGGCGCTCGGCGGCGTCGTCGCGATGGTCGTCACGGGCGTGCTGACCCCGTCCGACGCCTACGACGCCGTCAACTGGAACGTCATCTTCCTTCTCGCGGGCGTCATCCCGCTCGGGCTAGCGATGCAGGAGACCGGCGGCGTGGCAGTCATCGCGTCGGGCGTCGTCTCGCTCTCGGCGGTCGTCCCCGCAATCGGGATGCTGGCGGCGTTCTACGTCCTGACTGGACTCCTCGCGAACGTCGTGACACCCGTCGCGAGCGTCGTACTCCTCCTCCCCGTCGCCGTCGACACCGCGGGGCGAATCGGCGCTGACCCGTTCGCGTTCGTCCTCGCCGTCACCTTCGCCGCCTCGACGGCCTTCATGACGCCCGTCGGCTACCAGACGAACCTCATGGTGTACGGCCCCGGCGGCTACCGGTTCACCGATTACGTCCGCGTCGGCGCGCCGCTCCAGGCACTCTTGACCGTCGTGACCACGCTCGGTATCGTCTTCTTCTGGGGACTGTAA
- a CDS encoding DUF502 domain-containing protein, with protein MSLATRLRNSFITGLFFVAPLAVTLFVLQFVFEWVTTTIRPVVRQVQPFLATTLDYSGDLVLAAQVLSALLIAVSITFVGYLATKSIGQRLFGGFERGIRLIPLVRTIYFGVRQVSESLTESTESYERVVLVEYPRERHWMLGFVTSESPRSVNQTTDEDLLTVFVPHSPNPTVGKLLMVPEDELWELDMSVRRGFRIIVTTGLSAEDMEDDLPQGVIAD; from the coding sequence ATGTCTCTGGCCACGCGACTGCGAAACAGTTTCATCACGGGCCTCTTCTTCGTCGCGCCGCTCGCGGTGACGCTGTTCGTCCTCCAGTTCGTCTTCGAGTGGGTCACGACGACCATCCGCCCCGTCGTCCGGCAGGTCCAGCCGTTCCTCGCCACCACGCTCGACTACTCGGGCGACCTCGTCCTAGCCGCACAGGTGCTCTCTGCGCTGCTCATCGCAGTCTCCATCACGTTCGTCGGCTACCTCGCCACCAAGAGCATCGGCCAGCGGCTCTTCGGCGGTTTCGAGCGCGGCATCCGACTCATCCCCCTCGTCAGGACCATCTACTTCGGCGTCCGACAGGTGTCGGAGTCGCTCACCGAGTCCACCGAGAGCTACGAGCGGGTCGTCCTCGTCGAGTACCCGCGCGAGCGACACTGGATGCTCGGCTTCGTGACGAGCGAGAGCCCCCGAAGCGTCAACCAGACCACCGACGAGGACCTGCTGACCGTGTTCGTCCCCCACAGCCCGAACCCGACCGTCGGCAAACTCCTGATGGTGCCCGAAGACGAACTGTGGGAACTCGACATGAGCGTCCGCCGGGGGTTCCGCATCATCGTCACGACCGGGCTGAGCGCGGAGGACATGGAAGACGACCTCCCACAGGGCGTCATCGCCGACTGA
- a CDS encoding riboflavin synthase, whose protein sequence is MFTGIVEATGEIQSVTATDDGRRLRITHDFGALHHGQSISVSGVCLTVERFDDDWFEVFLAAETVAKTYLGTVDEGDVVNLERALAADGRFDGHLVQGHVDTTATVEAVERVGEDWRYRFSLPPEVRQYVVSKGSVALDGISLTVAERGAETFDVAIIPTTYELTALSEKSPGDPIHVEVDVVAKYVESMLEGYLAGVDERLER, encoded by the coding sequence ATGTTCACCGGAATCGTCGAGGCCACGGGCGAAATCCAGTCGGTGACGGCGACCGACGACGGTCGTCGCCTCCGTATCACCCACGACTTCGGCGCGCTCCACCACGGACAGTCGATCAGCGTCAGCGGCGTCTGCCTCACGGTCGAACGCTTCGACGACGACTGGTTCGAGGTGTTTCTCGCCGCGGAGACCGTCGCGAAGACCTACCTGGGAACGGTCGACGAGGGCGACGTCGTCAACCTCGAGCGGGCGCTCGCCGCGGACGGTCGGTTCGACGGCCACCTCGTCCAGGGTCACGTCGACACGACGGCGACCGTCGAGGCGGTCGAGCGGGTCGGCGAGGACTGGCGATACCGCTTCTCGCTGCCGCCCGAGGTTCGGCAGTACGTCGTCTCGAAGGGCTCAGTCGCCCTCGACGGTATCTCGCTGACCGTCGCCGAGCGGGGTGCGGAGACGTTCGACGTCGCCATCATCCCGACGACGTACGAGCTGACGGCACTGTCCGAAAAGTCGCCGGGCGACCCGATTCACGTCGAGGTCGACGTCGTCGCCAAGTACGTCGAGTCGATGCTCGAGGGGTATCTCGCCGGTGTCGACGAACGGCTGGAGCGGTGA
- a CDS encoding PrsW family intramembrane metalloprotease, translating into MSDRVDPVESASDDGVDLYDVSTWEERTSLDGLSVALYRLIVGTARVGVVLAAFLILLAIGGLAALTDLQVGVLTLLSAVPALGLAAYVYYSDVTTSEPLSLLVATFLLGVLTANFAAVLNSFAQPAFQMLGFVGSVGFFFLIVGPVEETVKLLAVRLHAYRRDEFDAVVDGAVYGAMAGLGFATIENSLYITQNLGTAADVDLGLGLIGMGGGITAVRALAGPGHVIYSAIAGYYLGLAKFNRENAGPIVIKGLIIAALIHATYNSTVGIGSGIIAAVTGLPPILAFFGYVVLFDGVFGLYLVGKIKRYRDAYHTAHAADVTHERDLHSEPTEFE; encoded by the coding sequence ATGAGTGACCGCGTTGACCCCGTCGAGTCCGCGTCGGACGACGGTGTCGACCTCTACGACGTGTCGACGTGGGAGGAACGGACGTCGCTCGATGGGCTCTCCGTCGCTCTCTACCGGCTCATCGTCGGAACCGCGCGGGTCGGTGTCGTCCTCGCCGCGTTCCTCATCCTCCTCGCTATCGGTGGGCTGGCCGCCCTCACCGACCTCCAGGTCGGCGTCCTCACCCTCCTCTCGGCCGTCCCGGCGCTCGGCCTCGCGGCGTACGTCTACTACAGCGACGTCACGACGAGCGAACCGCTCTCGCTGCTCGTCGCGACGTTCCTCCTCGGCGTCCTCACGGCCAACTTCGCGGCCGTCCTCAACTCGTTCGCCCAGCCTGCGTTCCAGATGCTCGGCTTCGTCGGCTCCGTCGGCTTCTTCTTCCTCATCGTCGGCCCCGTCGAAGAGACGGTCAAACTGCTGGCGGTCCGCCTCCACGCCTACCGACGAGACGAGTTCGACGCCGTCGTCGACGGTGCCGTCTACGGCGCGATGGCCGGTCTCGGTTTCGCCACCATCGAGAACTCGCTGTACATCACACAGAACCTCGGCACTGCGGCCGACGTCGACCTCGGACTCGGCCTCATCGGGATGGGTGGCGGCATCACGGCCGTCCGCGCCCTCGCCGGGCCGGGCCACGTCATCTATTCGGCCATCGCGGGCTACTACCTCGGGCTGGCGAAGTTCAACCGCGAGAACGCCGGCCCCATCGTCATCAAGGGGCTCATCATCGCGGCGCTCATCCACGCCACGTACAACTCCACCGTCGGCATCGGTTCCGGCATCATCGCGGCGGTGACTGGCCTCCCGCCGATCCTCGCGTTCTTCGGCTACGTCGTCCTCTTCGACGGTGTCTTCGGCCTGTACCTCGTCGGGAAGATCAAACGCTACCGCGACGCCTACCACACCGCCCACGCTGCCGACGTGACCCACGAGCGTGACCTCCACTCCGAACCGACCGAGTTCGAGTAA
- a CDS encoding DUF7532 family protein, giving the protein MHFDQRTQQALRDAGLSRADVRAVSKAISEAAERDAETLGAFFDGVDTVYSDMEMAHSADEVQEHAVAYIDLYTHGSDIRGYLRFDSWGVPVDGGRPLTDEKVELSLGGTVNDRVRFVHDRDAL; this is encoded by the coding sequence ATGCACTTCGACCAGCGGACACAGCAGGCGCTCCGCGACGCCGGACTCTCGCGTGCGGACGTCCGGGCCGTCTCGAAGGCCATCTCCGAGGCTGCCGAACGCGACGCGGAGACGCTCGGCGCCTTCTTCGACGGCGTCGACACCGTCTACTCCGACATGGAGATGGCACACAGCGCCGACGAGGTTCAAGAACACGCCGTCGCGTACATCGACTTGTACACGCACGGGAGCGACATCCGCGGCTACCTCCGGTTCGATTCGTGGGGAGTCCCCGTGGACGGCGGACGACCACTCACCGACGAGAAGGTCGAACTCTCCCTCGGCGGAACCGTCAACGACCGTGTCCGCTTCGTCCACGACAGAGACGCGTTATGA
- a CDS encoding DUF402 domain-containing protein — protein MTARIRVRGIYSTALTRVLLTSGYDVVQASPPIRRRFDESFDDTDHDVDVETTNDRQGVGVGGESAVVADVVETLRVGTDTLAWESQTPRGAVFDARVVETLGGGAVCDLGEGEGYLPYHVTDTHVEEGDELRVQVRADRPPWSGDRAELGTTLETDAGLATLVAGKRGVTVDTRDDAAGRELAGMTDLLGVDVPEGWGIRWRHAATDADMETLRTALTDAVDRATALASVRDEPIEAPSRRLRPASTSWVWFGRESRFALDDYRREVATTMPGHHRTKAGSEAASAGVDFAEALCVPEGEFPFDVVTRQFGPVEGDTVSIGHGKPDGRLITLGRGEVVEHGPDGTLAVRREMGGSGTYDALGVDQEPGDVALTKFREGRWWYPTVYRSHEGEVKGTYVNVCTPVECFPDVVRYVDLHVDVVKHADGVVERVDDDELDAAVEAGELSETLAEKARSVASSLESAL, from the coding sequence ATGACGGCCCGGATTCGAGTCAGGGGAATCTATTCGACGGCGCTGACGCGCGTCCTCCTCACGTCGGGGTACGACGTCGTTCAGGCATCGCCGCCGATCCGCCGGCGGTTCGACGAGTCGTTCGACGACACCGACCACGACGTCGACGTGGAGACGACGAACGACAGACAGGGCGTCGGTGTCGGCGGCGAGTCGGCGGTCGTCGCCGACGTCGTCGAGACGCTCCGCGTCGGGACCGACACGCTCGCGTGGGAGTCACAGACACCGCGGGGAGCCGTGTTCGACGCGCGTGTTGTCGAGACGCTGGGCGGCGGCGCGGTCTGTGACCTCGGCGAGGGCGAGGGCTACCTTCCCTACCACGTGACCGACACGCACGTCGAGGAGGGCGACGAACTCCGCGTCCAGGTCCGTGCGGATCGGCCACCGTGGAGCGGGGACCGAGCCGAACTCGGGACGACGCTGGAGACGGACGCCGGGTTGGCGACGCTCGTCGCCGGCAAGCGCGGTGTGACCGTCGACACGCGCGACGACGCCGCGGGACGCGAACTCGCCGGGATGACCGACCTGCTCGGCGTCGACGTCCCCGAGGGGTGGGGGATTCGCTGGCGACACGCCGCGACGGACGCGGACATGGAGACGCTTCGGACGGCGCTGACCGATGCCGTCGACCGTGCGACGGCACTCGCGTCGGTGCGAGACGAACCCATCGAGGCACCGAGCCGTCGGCTCCGGCCGGCGTCGACGTCCTGGGTGTGGTTCGGTCGCGAGTCCCGCTTCGCGCTCGACGACTATCGCCGCGAGGTGGCGACGACGATGCCCGGTCACCACCGGACGAAGGCCGGGTCCGAGGCCGCGAGCGCCGGCGTCGACTTCGCCGAGGCGCTCTGTGTCCCCGAAGGGGAGTTCCCCTTCGACGTCGTCACCAGGCAGTTCGGGCCCGTCGAGGGCGATACGGTCAGTATCGGACACGGGAAGCCCGACGGCCGACTCATCACGCTCGGCCGCGGCGAGGTGGTCGAACACGGCCCCGACGGGACGCTCGCCGTCCGGCGAGAGATGGGTGGAAGCGGCACCTACGACGCGCTCGGGGTCGACCAGGAGCCGGGAGACGTCGCGCTCACGAAGTTCCGCGAGGGGCGCTGGTGGTACCCGACGGTCTACCGCAGTCACGAGGGCGAGGTGAAGGGGACGTACGTCAACGTCTGCACGCCGGTGGAGTGTTTCCCGGACGTCGTCCGCTACGTCGACCTCCACGTCGACGTCGTCAAACACGCCGACGGGGTGGTCGAACGCGTCGACGACGACGAACTCGACGCCGCCGTCGAGGCGGGAGAGCTCAGCGAGACGCTCGCGGAGAAGGCTCGGAGCGTCGCGTCGAGCCTCGAGAGCGCGCTGTGA
- a CDS encoding NifU family protein → MSDEPLKERIETWMVGQMPIIQMHGGESVVREANPETGEVVVELGGTCSHCGISNITAQNIKADLIRDFEEVRDVVVRVPDTGEMTSDTVEGGRGGELQFSTEGSDHF, encoded by the coding sequence ATGAGTGACGAACCGCTGAAAGAGCGCATCGAGACGTGGATGGTCGGCCAGATGCCCATCATCCAGATGCACGGGGGAGAGAGCGTCGTCCGCGAGGCGAACCCCGAAACCGGCGAGGTCGTCGTCGAACTCGGCGGGACGTGTTCGCACTGCGGTATTAGCAACATCACGGCCCAGAACATCAAGGCCGACCTCATCCGCGACTTCGAGGAGGTCCGAGACGTCGTCGTGCGGGTCCCGGACACCGGCGAGATGACCTCAGACACGGTCGAGGGCGGCCGCGGCGGGGAACTCCAGTTCTCGACCGAGGGCTCGGACCACTTCTGA
- a CDS encoding LVIVD repeat-containing protein: MRRRDALRGAAALGVGVAAGTLPASAHEGGGSAGTVTGDTDEGYAPLGAVDVPGATEAVVGDGPTAYVATGDGYASVDVSDPASPRVLTRRTGLRSADEHGPLTNIQDVKLDGDTLVVAGPAHPRWDALSGLLVVDVSDPAAPVERGFFETDYPVHNCDVADGRAYLTANDGDRNALVVVDVSAPTRPTALGQWSLLDAADGWADVDANRRTLHDVTVHDGVAVCALWDAGTWLVDVADPTAMTALGSVEAPAPDRLAVGPRPAVTPPGNHHYATLDGDLLAVGKETFGVRVDEGSDGRSNRIVGGPSGVDLWDVSDLAAPERLATVPPPASDDPTFDGTWTTAHNLELREETLYTSWYQGGVKRHDVSDPGDPTEESWWRSPTEASFWTAQSVGQSEFFVASSRGVDDVPGRLYTFPDRAGEQVDHLPTGTATSTARNGTTSRGESGPDPGSGSGSTVSVPGFGVGGALTALGLGSWWLRRRESE; encoded by the coding sequence ATGCGACGCCGCGACGCACTCCGCGGGGCCGCTGCCCTCGGGGTCGGAGTGGCTGCTGGAACGCTCCCCGCGAGCGCGCACGAGGGCGGCGGCTCCGCCGGGACGGTCACCGGTGACACCGACGAGGGGTACGCCCCGCTTGGGGCCGTCGACGTGCCCGGGGCAACCGAAGCCGTCGTCGGCGACGGGCCGACGGCGTACGTCGCGACCGGCGACGGATACGCCAGCGTCGACGTCTCGGACCCCGCTTCCCCCCGAGTCCTCACGCGACGGACTGGCCTCCGAAGCGCGGACGAACACGGACCGCTCACGAACATCCAGGACGTGAAACTCGACGGCGACACCCTGGTCGTGGCGGGGCCGGCACACCCTCGGTGGGACGCGCTCTCGGGCCTCCTCGTCGTCGACGTGTCCGACCCGGCCGCCCCGGTCGAGCGCGGCTTCTTCGAGACCGACTACCCCGTCCACAACTGTGACGTCGCCGACGGCCGTGCGTACCTCACCGCCAACGACGGCGACCGGAACGCGCTCGTCGTCGTCGACGTGTCCGCCCCCACCCGTCCGACAGCACTCGGGCAGTGGTCCCTCCTCGACGCGGCCGACGGCTGGGCAGACGTGGACGCGAACCGCCGCACGCTCCACGACGTCACGGTCCACGACGGTGTCGCCGTCTGCGCGCTGTGGGACGCCGGAACCTGGCTGGTCGACGTCGCCGACCCGACGGCGATGACCGCACTGGGGAGCGTCGAGGCACCCGCGCCCGACAGACTCGCTGTGGGACCCAGGCCAGCCGTCACGCCTCCGGGAAACCACCACTACGCGACGCTCGACGGCGACCTCCTCGCTGTCGGCAAGGAGACGTTCGGTGTCCGTGTCGACGAGGGCAGCGACGGTCGCTCGAACCGAATCGTCGGCGGGCCGAGCGGTGTCGACCTCTGGGACGTCTCTGACCTCGCGGCCCCGGAGCGACTGGCGACGGTTCCACCGCCCGCCAGCGACGACCCCACCTTCGACGGGACGTGGACGACGGCCCACAACCTCGAACTCCGCGAGGAGACGCTCTACACGTCGTGGTACCAGGGCGGGGTGAAGCGACACGACGTCTCCGACCCCGGCGACCCGACGGAAGAGTCGTGGTGGCGGTCACCGACCGAAGCGAGCTTCTGGACGGCACAGTCGGTCGGACAGAGTGAGTTCTTCGTCGCGTCGAGCCGCGGCGTCGACGACGTCCCGGGCCGCCTCTACACCTTCCCTGACCGCGCTGGTGAGCAGGTCGATCACCTCCCGACCGGCACAGCGACGTCGACGGCGAGGAACGGGACGACCTCGCGGGGTGAGTCGGGGCCGGACCCGGGCTCAGGCTCGGGGTCGACGGTTTCGGTCCCCGGGTTCGGTGTCGGCGGGGCGCTGACCGCGCTCGGTCTCGGGAGCTGGTGGCTCCGACGCCGCGAGTCGGAGTGA